The Vibrio marisflavi CECT 7928 region ATGGTTTCTTGCAGATCTTGATCGAGGCCGTTCACCGCTTTCATAATCGACTTGTCAATTTTTACCATATCACTGGCAGAAACATTGATGGCAATCTGTACTCCATTGCTAAGGTCACTGTACGCACTCTCTGACAAATGCTGCAAATGATGCAAAGCATCACTCACACCATGACAGACTTTGGAAAATGAGGTGCCGAATGTGTTTTCTTTGCTTGTAGCGACAGCAGACAAACCACCGGGGTTATTCGTCACCGTTCCACTGCTGTATGTAAAGGATGTAGTGTTTGACGCTGTTGTTTGCGTGCTCGATGATGAGGTTAAACAAAACAGTGGATTAAGTGTATCTGAACTAGCATCAGGGTACAGAGTTTGTCTTGTCACCCCCGGAATGATCAGCATATTGGTACCCGACTGGTTTAAGAAAGTGGCAGTCGGCTGCATTCCATCAGATGTTTTTTTAAAGCTGCCTTTGGTGCTGTAGTCCGGCCCAGTACTTGTACTATCAGAACTCACAGTGCTTTTACTATTGGCGATACTAGCGCCTGTGACATAGACATTGGTATCCATAAATGGAGTTGGGTTGGAGTCATTGGTTTGAACAGTTGTATCGGATGTGTTTCCCATTCGGTATTGAGCTTGCTCAGTGATATTAATGACTTGCCATGGGTAAGTGATGGCATCGTCTGCTGCAGCGATCAGGCCAATATCGGTGGAGGATGCTTCAAACTGCTTTGAGTTGACTAGTCGGGCATAAATATTCTGCCCAAATGTAGATGCTTTGAGGACAATGTTCGCTTGCTTAGTCGCTGGATCAACCTGCGCCATAAATGAGGCATACCGATTGATGTTGTGGCAATAATTGCTCACGGTATCTGTTACGGTGCAATCAGAATCGGCTCGAATTTCCAACATTAAATCTTGGTTGGCAGTATCACTTAGGCTAGCGATATTACCATCGCTATCGGCAGGTGAGAGTGTCAGGTGGTAATAATCACCAGTTGCTTGGTCTAATGTTGGGTCATATTCAATTTGACTGGCAATCTCATGACTATGCCACTTGCGTTCTAATAACGTGTTAATGGAACGGTAGAGGCCGTAGGTGTTGGTATCTGTAGCACCAAAAGTGGTGGAATCTGCCGTGGAGTCTGTCATCATGACGGAGCTAATATATTCGCTGTCGTGGTATGTGCGGCGAGGTGTAGTGATGTCGACGATACACCCAGATGCCAAGCATACGGCTTGTGCGGTACCATCCAGCGTGGAGCTGCTATTGGTTGACGTATTCGTATCAAAGGCCATTAACGTACTTAGTACCAGTTGGATCGGAATGGTAATGTCTTCATCCGTTGAGGATTTGTAGCAATTGCCTTCAATATAATGCCAATCGTAAGGTGTGTTTTTTACATAGCTAATTGGATTTGACTCAAAGTTTCTTACTGCTCCCGTTTCGTCATATGGGCCGTAAATAGGCTTGCCATAGGGTGTATCGCTGCTCGATGCTCTTTGCTGGCGTGCGAGGTAAAGGTTTTTGTTTTCATCCAATATGAAGTACCGCATTCCACCAAACTTGCTAAAGCAGCTCGATATTTTTTTTATGTCTCCATTACCTGTAATAGGTTCGGGTAGGCGCAAGGGGTAACTTGCTTTGTGATACCAGTGACCATTGCCATCAATGTGTTTTAGTACGACGATTGCGGGCATGGCAGCATTCGTCATTTCTAAAAGTTTGACATAGTAGACGTTGCCTTCAGAATCGGTGTACCTGTATAAGTCGTGTATGCTATTGACATCTTTCCAAACCCAATTCCAAGCGCAATATATTTCTCCGGAAACATTAGGAGCGTAGGATTGTGGTTTATTTTTAGCGTGGTCATTGTCATCTTTAAATTCAGTATAAGTGCAAGTCGTTGGGAAGCCTGCAGACACTGACTTTGATGAGTCGACTTTTGAAAACTCGTAAGATTGAGTCACTAAGTAAGTATTGCCATCTTTGTCATTAGTGGTTTGGTTCCCGTAGACCACCGTGCGAAGCACTCTATTCTCGCTGCTGTTCCAGTCGATATGAACAACCGGTGCATCGGAGGCGTTGTTGGGATAAAAGACTTTGCTCGATGATAGGTAGCCTTCAGGTGTCATAGTGAGGATATGAGCCCCATTTCCTTCATTAAACACAATGTGTTGGTAAGAAGTTTTTTCTTCAAATACGCCTGATGAGGTATATCCAGAGTTTACAAAATGTCGAACACTCGAATAACCAGTATTGATATACATTGATGAAGCGTTTTTAATAGTCCATTGATATTCGCCTATCGTATCTGGTGTTATTGTGAGCGTGTCACTTGGCGCTGTTGAGGTAACAGTACCATAAATCAAATACCCATCTGACTTGCCTTGATTGAGCTCTACATAAAGTAAACACCTGGCTGTAAACTCCAGGTCACCGTTATCATTAACTACACCCACATTGTTGGCCCCGGCGATTGAGCTAAATAGTCGAATAGTACTTGGGCCATCGGAAGTTGGCGCATCAACGGTGATACCACTTTTTATAACTATCCGTTCCAAGCCTTCTGTTCTAGCACCATTTGTAACCGCTCCGATAGGGTGTTGGTAGTGGACTAAATCCCATGTGCTTTGTGTATCGGTCGTACTTACTTCCTCAAGTTGAACAAAATCGTTGAGTGCAAACGCATGTCCGTTGTCACTAAAGGTGCTTTCAATTGGATTTGAAGAGGTGAGATCTGACTGCATTCGTATCGCACGTGCAGATGAATCAATCGTACAATGTAAATAGGTCGTATCTGGTGGAATAACAGACTCGCTATAAACCGTATCTGAAAATAACTCTGTCCCGTAGACTATTTGTGTTGCGGTTGGGCCTTGAGCCGGAGTGTAATTAGTCGCCCCAAAAGTTTGCTCAGAATTATCTTTGTTTGGATACTCACTGCCCAATTCTTCAGCAATAAGCCCATAAGAGAATAGACCCGAACTTATTAAAGGAGTAGCAACTAGAATAGCAGCGGTACCTTTCAAACATCTGCGCTTTGACTCTACATGTTGAAAACAATCTACTTCTTTTGGAGTAAGTTTATCTAGCTTCAGTGCTTTTTTTATCGCCTCAGTGATTTGAGTTCTTACTTTAGTGTTGAATGGATTCATACTGCACCTCATAACGTTGCTTACATCAATTGCATATTCAATTAAGTAAATTAATACTACTGATAGCACGTAATGGATGTGTCAGTTTGCATATAAAAATAATTAAGAATATTAATCTTTTCGTATCAAGTTGTTGCGGGTGATAGGTTTTCTGAATGAGTGTGAGTGAAGGGGCAAACTTAACTAATGCATTAAATGAAAAAAGCCTGCAAATGCAGGCTTAAGAATTATTTATAATTAACCCTGTTAATTACTTCGCTAGGTTTTCTGCTACGAATGACCAGTTAACTAGAGCCCAGAAACCATTCATGTAGTCTGGACGCACGTTGCGGTAATCGATGTAGTATGCGTGTTCCCATAGGTCAACAGTTAGAAGAGGAGTCACACCTTCTTCTGTTAAAGGAGTCGCAGCGTTAGAAGTGTTAACGATGTCTAGAGAACCATCCGCTTTCTTAACAAGCCAAGTCCAAGAAGAACCGAAGTTGTTGATTGCTGAGTCAGTGAACTTAGCTTTGAATTCTTCGAATGAACCGAAAGCTGCGTTGATAGCGTCTGCTACAGCACCAGTTGGTTCGCCACCTGCGTTAGGCGCTAGGCAGTGCCAGTAGAAAGTGTGGTTCCAGATTTGCGCTGCGTTGTTGAATACACCGCCAGTTGAAGTTTTGATGATCTCTTCTAGAGACTTACCTTCAAATTCAGTACCAGGAATAAGACCGTTTAGCTTAACAACGTAAGTGTTGTGGTGTTTACCATGGTGGAAATCTAGTGTTTCTGCTGAGATATGAGGTTCTAGTGCGTCTTTAGCGTAAGGAAGAGCTGGTAGTTCAAATGCCATTGCTCGATTCTCCATATAGATGAAAGAGTTAGTACTTTCGATTGCTTCCGAAATTTGTTTTTATTGAGTCAATGTGACTGACTTGCGATACAGTTTAGCAAGTTTTTACTTTATTAAAAGGGTAAACCGAGGAAATTTATTGTTTGATTTCGCACTATACTTTACTAATGATAATTACAAAAATTAAACCATAGAGAATCTAAGCTTTTTATTCTCGTCTAATGGTTTAGAATAGCGGGATTAAGTGTCGTCCATTTGTACAACGAGGAAGCAATGGAAACTATAGATAAAATTAAACAGCAAATCGCAGAAAACCCAATTCTTTTATACATGAAGGGCTCACCTAAGTTGCCTAGCTGTGGTTTCTCTTCTCAAGCATCTCAAGCTCTAATGGCTTGTGGCGAAAAATTTGCTTACGTTGATATTCTGCAAAACCCAGACATCCGCTCTGAGCTTCCTGTATATGCACAATGGCCAACTTTCCCTCAGCTTTGGATTGAAGGTGAGTTAATTGGTGGTTGTGACATTATTCTAGAGATGTTCCAAAAAGGCGAACTTCAGCCGCTAATCAAAGAAGCTGCTGAGAAAATCGAACAAGACGCTGAATAATACTGTATAAAATTACAGTTTTTCTTGTTTTAGGGCTACAATTTCAATATTGTAGCCCTAATTATTTCTGCTCAATAAATTTTTATGACTCGCCTTTTTATTGCTGAAAAACCTAGCCTTGGCCGAGCAATCGCCGCTGCACTGCCCAACCCTCAAAAGAAAGATCAAGGTTTTATCCGGTGTGGAAATGGTGATGTTGTCACGTGGTGCATTGGTCACTTGTTGGAGCAGGTTGAACCAGATGCCTATGATGAGCGATATAAAAAATGGAACATTAACGATTTACCCATCATTCCACCTCAATGGCAGTTGAGACCGCGTAAAACCTCAAGTAAACAGCTGACCGTCATTCGTAAACTGCTGAAAGAGTCTTCTACTATTGTTCATGCAGGAGACCCCGACCGTGAAGGGCAGCTACTTGTGGACGAAGTGATTGATTACTGCAAAGTCAGCAAGGCCAAGAAAGAAAATATTCAGAGGCTGCTGATCAGCGACTTGAACTTGCCTGCGGTTAAAAGAGCACTTGATGGGATGAGAAGTAACCGGGAGTTTGTCCCATTGTCGGTGTCGGCGTTAGCGCGATCTCGCGCAGACTGGCTATATGGTATGAATATGTCTCGGGCATTCACTTTGCTTGGACAGAGAGCGGGTTATCAAGGGGTGCTTTCAGTCGGTCGAGTGCAGACTCCTGTTCTTGGCTTAGTGGTGAGAAGAGACGAAGAAATAGAAAATTTTGTCGCTAAAGATTATTTTACCTTACATGCTCTCATTCCGTATCAAAGCGAACATAGCAGCTTTGATATCAGGGCTAAGTGGCAGCCAAGCGAAGCTTGTCGACCATGGCAGGACGAAGAAGGGCGGGTGCTTAATCGTAAGTTGGTGGAAAACGTTGCAAGCCGTATTGCAGACCAGCCAGCAACCGTTATGGAATCAGAACACAAGAAAACCAAACAGCAACCGCTATTACCTTACTCTCTTTCAGCACTGCAAATTGATGCTGCGAAGCGATTTAGCATGAGTGCTCAACTCGTGCTTGATACATGCCAGTCATTGTATGAAAAGCATAAACTAATTACCTATCCTCGTTCTGATTGTCGATATTTGCCAAGTGAGCACTATGCCCAAGCATCCAGCGTGGTCGGAGCCATTTTTGGTAGCTCCAAGGAGTTATCAGAGTCAGGAGCCAATGCTGATCTTCGTTTGAAATCCAAAGCGTGGAATGACAAAAAAGTCGATGCTCACCATGCAATCATACCGACACCTAAGACAAAGCCAGTAGAGACACTTTCCGCTAATGAAGCAAAGGTTTACCAGTTGATCGCTAGGCAGTATTTAATGCAGTTTTTCCCAGCGGCTATTTACGCTGAGAGTAAGCTAGTTTTTGATATAGCTGGAGGCAAGTTCGTTGCTCGCGGTAAACAGTTATTTTCTTCTGGTTGGAGAACTTTGTTAGGCAAGCAGGTTGAAGAAACGGATGATACTGTTGACAAGGTTCCAGCACTAGAAAAAGGTACTCAGCTGATTTGCCGTGAAGGCGAAATCAAAGACTGTAAAACTGAGCCGCCAAGGCACTTTACCGAATCTACTTTGTTGTTAGCAATGACAGGAATTTCTCGCTATGTAGAAGATAAAGAGTTGAAAAAAATCCTTAAGGAAACAGATGGACTCGGAACAGAGGCTACTCGGGCGGGTATTTTGGATACGTTATTTAAGCGTCAATTGCTGTCGAGGCAAGGGAAGTCGATTATAAGTACCGAAGCTGGTAGGGGGCTGATTCATGCGTTGCCAATGGAATCAACTTTGCCTGATTTAACTGCTCATTGGGAGCACCAATTGCAAGCAATGGCGGAAAGAGACCAGCCTTATCAACCTTTTATGGATACTCTGGTGGAGCGTGTTACTGAGTTAATGACTCAAGCAAAAACGTCGCCTCTGCCTGAGTCTTTACGTCACTTGCCACAGGTGAAACGCCCAGCATTTAAGAAAAAGCGCAGGGCAAAAGCAAGCAGAAAGTAACGTTAGTTACCACGGAATGGTGGAGCCATCATAGTTAATAAACGTACCAGACTGTTGGGCTGTTGCTGAATCTATCACTTTTGTCAGCCCTCCGACTGAAGTTTCAGTTTCAATAAGAGCATTTGGTCCGCCCATTGCTGTTTTGACCCAACCGGGATGTAATGCTAAAACAACAAACCCGTCATCAGCTAAATCGATACTCAAGCTTTTAACTACGGAGTTCAAAGCCGCTTTTGAGGAGCGGTAGATATATCCACGACCAGATGAATTGTCGGCCATGCTGCCGACTTTTGACGAGAGGCAGGCAATTTTCTTAACTTGGCCTTGTTTTAGAAGTGGTAGAAAGGCTTCGACGATTTTAAGTGGAGCAATCGTATTGGCTTCAAAAACTTTTCGCCATTCTTCAACATCGGTTTCGCCCAAAGAATAGCCTGATGGACCATAATATCCCGCATTGTTTATTAGCAAGTCGATTGCTGGAAGGCTTGTAGCTAGCTCTGAAATGGCCTGATAATCAGTAATATCGACACGGTGGCAAGTTAGGGAAGGGGATTGGTTTTCCAATTCAAGCAATTCTTGCGCTGCATTTTCATTGCGATATGTAGCGTGAACTTGCCAACCATTGTTTAGGTAATATTTTGTGAGCGCTAAGCCGATACCACGGCCTGCTCCTGTTATAAATACAAGACTCATTTATTAGCCCTTTACTTTGACGTAGGCTGTTCATTGTGCGACTGGAGTGGTGGAAAATCAATATTGAAACGGCTCGATTGAACCTATAGCATAATGCGAGTTCTTTCTAACAGTCACTTCTTCAACTCTATGATTCCATTGGTATATCATCCTATATATTCCGATCTCCCTCTCCCTAAAGGTCACCGCTATCCAATAAATAAGTACCGACTACTGCACCAACAGCTTGTACAGCGAATGGAGCAATATGATAACTGGAATACGGCATTTCAAATTTTTCAGCCTCAACCGATTACTATTGAGGAAGTTAACCGAGTTCATAGTTCTGAATACGTCTCTCAATTGGCTAACGGCTCATTGCCACTGGCTAAAATTCGAAGAATTGGCTTTCCTTGGAGTGAGCAATTGGTACAGAGGACACTGACTTCTGCGGGCGGAACTTGTTTAGCGGTCGAACTAGCAGTGGAGTATGGCATCGCAATTCACTTAAGCGGCGGGTATCACCATGCACATTATGACTTTGGAAGTGGGTTCTGTCTTTTCAATGATTTGGTACTTGCCGCCAACCATGCACTTACCCATGAGAACATCGACAAAGTTCTAATTATCGACAGCGATGTACACCAAGGTGACGGTACAGCCACCCTTTGTGATGCTCGAGATGATATCGTGACACTTTCATTTCACTGTGAGAAAAACTTTCCAGCTCGAAAAACTCATTCCGATATTGATATCGCTTTGCCAAAAGACATTTCGGATATGGAGTTCTTAGATAGCTTTAACTCGGTGGTTGAAATGTCGGTTAACTTACATCAACCGGATCTCATTATTTATGATGCGGGCGTCGATATTCATAGTGATGACGAGCTTGGCTATTTCAATGTATCAACACAGGCAATTTATCAAAGAGATCAATTTTTGCTGAAGCTAGCGAAAGAGAAATCAGTTCCAATTGCTTGCGTAGTCGGCGGTGGTTATCGCTCTAATCACGCAGATCTGATACCGATCCACATGAAGCTGATTCAGGCTGCTTTAGATATCTCGGAAAATTAAATCGAAGGTTTATATCGTACTGCTCAATTTAGACTATCTTGAAAGAGTGTTTTAACAGGCAGAGGATAACTCCATGCAATCTAACCCTATTGTTTGGTTTGAAATTTATGTCGACGATTTACCTCGAGCAAGAAAGTTCTACGAGTCGGTACTTAACGTTGAGTTGCAGGCTATAGAAAACACCACCAACATAGAGCTCGAGATGTGGGGCTTTCCGGGAAATACTGAAGGTTATGGGGCAACAGGCGCGCTGGTTAAAATGAAAGATGTGAAAGCTGGTGCAAATAGCACGCTAGTATACTTTGCTTGCGAGGATTGCAGCGTAGAAGCTGCCAGAGTTGAGCTTGCAGGAGGCAGTCTACAAGCACCTAAGTTCCCAATTGGTGAACATGGCTTTATTGCTATCGCTACAGATACTGAAGGAAACACTATTGGCTTCCATTCGATGAATTAGCTTCTTGTATTGAGTTGATTGATTCTTTGACCAATCACAGTTTCCACTATTCATAAACTGAAGGAAAAATATGCAGCATCGTATTCGCTCCGCTGGGATATTACTGTCTGGAAGCAAAATCTTAATGTTGAAAGTGAAAGATTTTTCAGGTGATTACTGGATCCTACCCGGAGGTGGGTTTGAAGCAGGGGATAGAAGCACAAAGCATAGCTTAGAAAGAGAGTTTGAAGAAGAGACAGGGTTGGTTGTAGAAGTTGGCCCGCTGGTTTGCGTTAGGGAGTTTTTAGAAACTAGCCAAAACAGGTACAACGCGGAGTTTTTCTACTGCATTACTGATTATTCAGGGGAGCTAACTTTGTCTAATTTGCAGGGGCTGAATGACGAAGAGTTCATTCAGTCTGTGCAATGGGTTGAGCTCTCTGAGTTAAAAGACAAAAGAATTTATCCTCATGACTTAGCTACCACGGTTATGGACATAATTAAATCAAAACGGTTTTCCACTCATTTAGGAAGTTTCGTTCAGGGAAACGCTGATAGCCATAACCAATTATAATTAATTATTTGCTAGTACTACTTATTAGCAAGCTGAATAATTAATGTATTGACTAATATTATTCATCCAGAAAATATAAATGTATATTTTGATAGGCACGTTATCTAACTTGGGTGGATTATTAACATGAAAGCAATGTTTTTATATCTTACGGCTGAATTCTAACAAAAGTATATTTACTGAGTATTTGCTCAATAGTGGTAACTGAGTTTCAGCTATCTAAATATATAGGTTTTCTATAGTGTTTAGTAAGTATCTAAAAAGGACTATAGAAACTACTAATGCAGATTTTAACCTCTTCTGGTTTTTTATTTTTTCTTCTTCAGTATTCTGGTTCGTGCTTTTTGTTGTCTTATCATCATGAAAGTTAAAGGTTAAATGAGTCTTGATATGCTTTGCTAGCTTGGTTAACTCGAATGTGTAAGGCTCGGTAGAAATTTGCAATATATAGAAACATAAATATAATTGCTTGCCTGCATAGCACAGAAACTAACCATTAAAAATATCTTTGATTAAAGAGGAATATATAAATTCCCACAGTCAATAAGTTGCTATTGCATGAAACGTCGAAATGTCACGGCTATGGATATGGAGAGGTTTAGTGGATAATCCAGCATTCGATCATGTAGAAACGGTTAAGCGATTATCAAGTAGGCTATATAAAAGATTAGGTATTATCGCTTTTACATTTTCAAGGGTATATAAAGATGGTTCGCGTTGTGAGCTGTGGAATGACCTTGATGCGCTAAAGTACACATTTATTAAGACGCAAAACGTAGAAAAGATATATACGCCGCCTTTTTTTGGTAATCGAACTTTTGCTATCTACGACATCGTGCTGGAAAACTTTCCATCGCGGGCTAGAAACAAAATGGCTAAACACCTAAAAGGGCTAGAAAGCACTTTTGACTATGCAAATTGCATTGTACTGATTGATTATCAAGAAGAGTATACAGAATATTGTATGTTCTATACGCATAGAAAAGAAAAGCAAGCAATCAATCGATATTTGAACGACTTGGAGTACCTCAAGTCCTTCAGGCGCTTTTTTAGGCATATGGCAAAGGATTGTATATATGAAGTGAGTACTGACAAGATAATGAAACCTTGGATTCATGGTTCTGATGCTCAGAAGGCTCACGATGGCCTGATTGTAGATTTAGGCGCACCAAAAGAAATTTATACAGGCTCAAATAAGAGTATAGAAGTACCACTCAAAGTAAAAAATCTTATTACTGGCTTCGAGAACAGTAACGTAGCAGGTCATTCCGATAGTTTGGTTCGGTTAACCGCTCGGGAAAAAGAAGTGTCAACTTATGTTATGGATGGCTCAACTGCAAAGGAAATTGCAGAGGCACTGTGTATTTCGCCTAAGACGGTCGAAAAACACATATTGAATATCAATAACAAGTTCGGCACTAACCGTCGAGCGACATTAATCTCAGAACTGAATAGATACTATGATAGATAAAGAAAAGAAGAAAATCGTGTGGACTGGCTTTGTCGGGACGTGCTTGGAGTGGTTCGACTTTGCGATATTTGGTGTTATGTCAGCCATTTTGGCGACTAACTTTTTCCCAGATGACTCAGGTCCTGTTTCCCTAATCAAAACCTTTGCTGTATTTGCGTCAGGCTTTTTAATCAGACCAATTGCAACCTTTATATGGGGCTACTTGGGCGATAAGCATGGTCGAAAAAATACAGTGGTCTTTACTGTATTGTTGATGAGTATTGCTTCATTAGGGTTAGGCCTATTGCCGAACTTTGAGTCTATCGGTATCGCATCGACTGTACTTCTTGTGGCTTTCCGAATGATTCAAGGTTTTGCATGTAGTGGCGAGCATTGTGGAATGGTGACATACCTATATGAATTGTTGCCAGGTAAAACTCAATCTAGAGCTTCGAGTATTGCAGTATCAGGTGTATACATTGGTATGGCTATGGCGACGCTCATCGGTTTGATTCTTCACGCGGGTTTAAGCAAGCAAGAACTGTATGCTTGGGGCTGGAGAGTTCCATTTATTCTCAGTGGTTTTGCTGGTTTAGCGAGCTTCTATATTCGTAAGAAAATGGTAGAAACAGCTGAGTTTCTGAACGCCACTGATAAACAGCGCCTAACAGTAAAGGAGTGGTTTAAGCTAGTATTCAACAACAAATACAGAATGCTATTAGGCATCGGTGCTTATCAATTAGCGGTTCTTATCCCTTATATTGCGTTTGTATTCGTAGTTTCTTATGTAGAGAAAAATCAACTTATACCAGTAGATCAACTTTATGCGTCAAACCTGATTAACTTGATTCTATGTGGTGTGTTCGTTTTTCTTGCGGCGAAAGTGTGTGATGCTTTGCCAAAGCAACGTGAAAATATCCAAATTGTCGCGGCATTGGCTTTATTGGTTGGTACACCATTCCTTTTCGAAAGCCTGAAGCAAGGCAATATCGTTCACTTCTTCTTTGCGCAGTTGTACTTTGGTTTCACAGTGGCGTTTTTGGTTGGTCCGTTTATGACAACTGCGGCGAAGCTGTTTGATGTTAAAGTCCGCTACACTGGAGTTTCTGTCATCATGAACATTTCTGCTGCCGTTTTTGGGGGAATGTCTCCGGTTATTTTATCGCTTTTCGATACAACTAAATCTCCTGAATTGTACTCAGTGATGTTTATCATGGCTTCAGCTGCGATAAGCCTTGTTTGTATTAGTGCCAACAAAAAGGTTTTGCTGAAAAATGTTTGATAAATACGGCTTAGAGGCCACTCACAATAGCTTTGGTTTCATGCATACGCTATCACCGATGGGTAAAGCGTTTATTGAGTACTCGTCTCAAACACTAGAAAAGCCATTGCTGGATATCGGCTGTGCTTTCGGTGTAACCACGCTACCTTGCCTAGAAAATGGCGCTAAAGTGGTTGCGTGTGATATTGAGCAATCTCATTTAGATGAATTGAAGCGAAGAGCGCCTCTGCAGCACCATGAAAACTTAACGCTCCAGCTAGGACGTTTCCCTGAAGAAATGGACTTTGCTGAAGGTTCATTTTCAGGCATTTTTATCTCACATGTTTTGCCTTTTTTGTCAGAGCAAGAGCTAAAAGATGGCTTTCAAAAAATAAGCAAATGGCTTGCTCCAGGAGGCAAGCTGTTTTTACTGTGTTACTCACCATTTCATAAAACTATGAGCGATTTTATTCCAACCTATTTGGAGCGAATTAAGACAACTAAGACGTTTGCAGGGCTGGTTGACAATAAGCGTGACTACGAATCGAATGAAATCGTGAATGACGATTTGCCAGATCGTTTGATGCTATTTGATGTACCGACAGTTGAGCATTTGTTTGAATTGGCAGGGTTGGATACTGAGTTGTGTGAGCATATCGGTGGTGTGGAAAATGGTGTACCAGAAATTTTTTGCCTCGATGGCAGAGAGTGGGTTGGTGCCATAGGTGTGAAACCACAAGCCTAGTCACGTCCAATAATTGTAGCAAATATGGAACCCCGCGATTTAGACGCGGGGTTTCTTCGTCTAAATCTAACGCTTTATGCCGATAGCGCTGATCCATTCTTCTCCGTCTAGGCAGAATGGGCCAGGTACGCCAATATCTTCGCCACCGATATATTCGTTGGCTTCTACGTCAAAACCGAATTTTTCGAACAAGTAACCAATGGTTGCTTTGTCAAACAGCATGAGTTCATTCGGCACATCTTCATGAATGATTTCATGTTTTGAGTATTTGCGTTTGTCGTCTATAAAGCCAGCAAAAATGTCTCGTTGTTTAAGCTGCTCTTGGTAGTCAGGAATAAAGTTAGCCAGTGTTTTATGAAATGGCGTGTAATTGAGAATGAAAAGCTTACCACCCGGACATATCCAACGACTTAGTTTCTCAAAGCCTATCTCTAACTCTTTTTCGGTTAAAAATGATAATACGTGGGAAATAATGGCACCAGAAAAGGCGTTGTCAGCAAACTCCAATTGTTCCGGGAAGCGTCCAACTCTAGTTGTGAGATTCGCTTGGTATTGCTCTGGCGTTCGAGACTTTAGCTCTTCCAGATGAGTGCCTTGAATATCGCAAGCTACTACATGTGCGTTGTTCTCTAAACAAGGAATTGTATTAACACCAAATGCGCTACCGATGTCTAGTAGTGGCTTGTCTATCATGCGTTGGTTTGAATAATCGATAAATGCCTGCCCTAAAGGAGACAAGCGGTGCATGAACCCAAATTGGTTATGGGTTATTTCTAAGCCGTGTTCATTGTACATAGTGAAGTGGTGCCTTATTGGTGGTGGTAACGGTTTAACTCTGTA contains the following coding sequences:
- a CDS encoding histone deacetylase family protein — encoded protein: MIPLVYHPIYSDLPLPKGHRYPINKYRLLHQQLVQRMEQYDNWNTAFQIFQPQPITIEEVNRVHSSEYVSQLANGSLPLAKIRRIGFPWSEQLVQRTLTSAGGTCLAVELAVEYGIAIHLSGGYHHAHYDFGSGFCLFNDLVLAANHALTHENIDKVLIIDSDVHQGDGTATLCDARDDIVTLSFHCEKNFPARKTHSDIDIALPKDISDMEFLDSFNSVVEMSVNLHQPDLIIYDAGVDIHSDDELGYFNVSTQAIYQRDQFLLKLAKEKSVPIACVVGGGYRSNHADLIPIHMKLIQAALDISEN
- a CDS encoding SDR family oxidoreductase, yielding MSLVFITGAGRGIGLALTKYYLNNGWQVHATYRNENAAQELLELENQSPSLTCHRVDITDYQAISELATSLPAIDLLINNAGYYGPSGYSLGETDVEEWRKVFEANTIAPLKIVEAFLPLLKQGQVKKIACLSSKVGSMADNSSGRGYIYRSSKAALNSVVKSLSIDLADDGFVVLALHPGWVKTAMGGPNALIETETSVGGLTKVIDSATAQQSGTFINYDGSTIPW
- the sodB gene encoding superoxide dismutase [Fe], which produces MAFELPALPYAKDALEPHISAETLDFHHGKHHNTYVVKLNGLIPGTEFEGKSLEEIIKTSTGGVFNNAAQIWNHTFYWHCLAPNAGGEPTGAVADAINAAFGSFEEFKAKFTDSAINNFGSSWTWLVKKADGSLDIVNTSNAATPLTEEGVTPLLTVDLWEHAYYIDYRNVRPDYMNGFWALVNWSFVAENLAK
- a CDS encoding VOC family protein encodes the protein MQSNPIVWFEIYVDDLPRARKFYESVLNVELQAIENTTNIELEMWGFPGNTEGYGATGALVKMKDVKAGANSTLVYFACEDCSVEAARVELAGGSLQAPKFPIGEHGFIAIATDTEGNTIGFHSMN
- a CDS encoding Grx4 family monothiol glutaredoxin — translated: METIDKIKQQIAENPILLYMKGSPKLPSCGFSSQASQALMACGEKFAYVDILQNPDIRSELPVYAQWPTFPQLWIEGELIGGCDIILEMFQKGELQPLIKEAAEKIEQDAE
- a CDS encoding NUDIX domain-containing protein, which translates into the protein MQHRIRSAGILLSGSKILMLKVKDFSGDYWILPGGGFEAGDRSTKHSLEREFEEETGLVVEVGPLVCVREFLETSQNRYNAEFFYCITDYSGELTLSNLQGLNDEEFIQSVQWVELSELKDKRIYPHDLATTVMDIIKSKRFSTHLGSFVQGNADSHNQL
- a CDS encoding DNA topoisomerase III; the protein is MTRLFIAEKPSLGRAIAAALPNPQKKDQGFIRCGNGDVVTWCIGHLLEQVEPDAYDERYKKWNINDLPIIPPQWQLRPRKTSSKQLTVIRKLLKESSTIVHAGDPDREGQLLVDEVIDYCKVSKAKKENIQRLLISDLNLPAVKRALDGMRSNREFVPLSVSALARSRADWLYGMNMSRAFTLLGQRAGYQGVLSVGRVQTPVLGLVVRRDEEIENFVAKDYFTLHALIPYQSEHSSFDIRAKWQPSEACRPWQDEEGRVLNRKLVENVASRIADQPATVMESEHKKTKQQPLLPYSLSALQIDAAKRFSMSAQLVLDTCQSLYEKHKLITYPRSDCRYLPSEHYAQASSVVGAIFGSSKELSESGANADLRLKSKAWNDKKVDAHHAIIPTPKTKPVETLSANEAKVYQLIARQYLMQFFPAAIYAESKLVFDIAGGKFVARGKQLFSSGWRTLLGKQVEETDDTVDKVPALEKGTQLICREGEIKDCKTEPPRHFTESTLLLAMTGISRYVEDKELKKILKETDGLGTEATRAGILDTLFKRQLLSRQGKSIISTEAGRGLIHALPMESTLPDLTAHWEHQLQAMAERDQPYQPFMDTLVERVTELMTQAKTSPLPESLRHLPQVKRPAFKKKRRAKASRK